The following proteins are co-located in the Hydrogenophaga sp. RAC07 genome:
- a CDS encoding DUF3833 domain-containing protein: MQRRLLLAAGITSAVALAGCAGPQIGQYASEKPVLDLRTYFNGTLDAYGVFTDRSGAVVKRFTVVMVCTWNGDDGVLDETFNYSDGTTGKRIWRMKHLGNGRFSGTADDVVGTALGEQKGNAFRWGYTLLLPVDGKTYEVQFDDWMYLMDQRVMLNKAEMSKFGVRLGEVTLSFVRRTS; the protein is encoded by the coding sequence ATGCAAAGACGACTCTTGCTCGCCGCCGGCATCACCTCCGCCGTCGCACTCGCTGGTTGCGCCGGCCCGCAGATCGGCCAGTACGCGAGCGAAAAGCCGGTGCTCGACCTGCGCACCTATTTCAACGGCACGCTGGACGCCTACGGCGTGTTCACCGACCGCTCGGGTGCGGTGGTCAAGCGCTTCACCGTGGTGATGGTCTGCACCTGGAACGGTGACGACGGCGTGCTGGACGAAACCTTCAACTACAGCGACGGCACCACCGGCAAACGCATCTGGCGCATGAAGCACCTGGGCAATGGCCGGTTCAGCGGCACCGCGGACGACGTGGTGGGCACCGCGCTGGGCGAACAAAAGGGCAACGCGTTTCGCTGGGGTTACACGCTGCTGTTGCCGGTGGACGGCAAGACCTACGAAGTGCAGTTCGACGACTGGATGTACCTGATGGACCAACGCGTGATGCTCAACAAGGCGGAGATGAGCAAGTTCGGCGTGCGCCTCGGCGAGGTCACGCTGTCGTTCGTGAGGCGCACATCATGA
- a CDS encoding M48 family metalloprotease: MRFTPLSALIKTSPSVRRPVPWACAVVVAASALLPVSLSSAQVVSDPANTSALPSLGGGEGISISAERRLGDRIARSIYQDPDYLDDPLLVDYLQALWQPLLGSARARGDVPPELAERMAWELMISRERTVNAFALPGGYLGVNLGLLAVTERPEEVASVLAHELSHVSQRHIARLMSREERMAPWMMGAMILGALAAGSNAQVASAAIAGGTAAAAQTQLNFSRDMEREADRVGFGVLSGAGFDAQGFVSMFDKLQQASRLNDDGSFPYLRSHPLSGERIADMRARLPQGPMATQAPAANLVASPAPAPSILNLDLPGVRPGTAAAPVAAGRPGPSVELHTLMSSRARVLAENGPDRMRSWLQVGQGPTARPGERYAAALSALRLGQRDKALELAQKLRDTVAPDARFAADALMLELLLSPSTSPATPAQTALLAELRDRSLAGASRAAVMLGAQAAIASGQPQRAVSRLQSWVVLQSRDALAWQTLARAYQVQGQPLRAVRAEAEARVAHLDYSGAVDRFRAAQSLPVAERSADSMEMAIVDSRRRDVEVLLRESVREEEDSKR, encoded by the coding sequence ATGCGTTTCACACCCTTGTCCGCGTTGATCAAGACTTCTCCCTCGGTTCGCCGACCTGTGCCGTGGGCCTGCGCGGTGGTTGTGGCAGCTTCGGCGTTGTTGCCGGTTTCGCTGTCCAGCGCGCAGGTGGTGTCCGATCCTGCGAACACATCGGCGTTGCCCAGCCTGGGTGGCGGGGAGGGCATCTCGATTTCGGCCGAGCGCCGGCTGGGCGACCGCATTGCGCGTTCCATCTACCAGGACCCCGACTACCTCGACGACCCCTTGCTCGTCGATTACTTGCAGGCGCTCTGGCAGCCCCTGCTGGGTTCGGCTCGCGCGCGGGGGGACGTTCCGCCCGAGCTGGCCGAGCGCATGGCTTGGGAGTTGATGATTTCGCGTGAGCGCACGGTCAACGCGTTTGCCTTGCCGGGTGGTTACCTGGGCGTGAACCTGGGGCTGCTGGCGGTGACCGAGCGGCCTGAGGAAGTGGCGTCGGTGCTTGCGCACGAGCTCAGCCACGTGTCGCAACGGCACATCGCTCGCCTGATGTCGCGCGAGGAACGCATGGCGCCCTGGATGATGGGCGCGATGATTTTGGGTGCTTTGGCGGCTGGGTCGAACGCGCAGGTGGCCAGCGCCGCCATCGCCGGCGGCACAGCGGCTGCGGCGCAAACGCAGCTGAATTTCTCGCGCGACATGGAGCGCGAAGCCGATCGCGTGGGCTTCGGCGTGCTCTCGGGCGCGGGGTTTGATGCCCAGGGATTTGTGAGCATGTTCGACAAGTTGCAACAGGCCTCGCGCCTGAACGACGACGGCTCATTCCCCTACTTGCGCAGCCACCCGCTGAGCGGCGAGCGCATCGCCGACATGCGGGCGCGCTTGCCTCAAGGTCCGATGGCAACCCAGGCGCCCGCTGCCAACCTCGTGGCTTCTCCTGCGCCGGCGCCCTCGATTCTCAATCTGGACCTGCCCGGGGTTCGCCCGGGAACCGCTGCGGCTCCCGTGGCTGCCGGCCGGCCAGGGCCGAGCGTGGAGTTGCACACCTTGATGTCGTCCCGTGCGAGGGTGTTGGCAGAAAACGGACCCGATCGCATGCGCAGCTGGTTGCAGGTGGGCCAAGGGCCCACTGCCAGGCCGGGTGAACGCTACGCGGCGGCGCTGTCGGCGCTGCGCCTGGGCCAGCGAGACAAGGCTTTGGAACTGGCACAAAAGCTGCGCGACACGGTGGCGCCCGACGCCCGCTTTGCGGCCGATGCCTTGATGCTGGAGTTGCTTCTGTCGCCCTCCACCAGCCCTGCCACGCCGGCGCAGACCGCCTTGCTGGCCGAGTTGCGCGACAGGTCTCTGGCGGGCGCGTCGCGAGCCGCCGTCATGCTGGGTGCTCAGGCGGCCATTGCCTCGGGTCAGCCGCAGCGCGCGGTGAGCCGTTTGCAAAGCTGGGTGGTGCTGCAGTCGCGAGACGCGCTGGCCTGGCAGACCCTGGCCCGGGCCTACCAGGTACAGGGCCAGCCGTTGCGTGCTGTGCGGGCCGAAGCGGAAGCGCGGGTCGCGCACCTCGACTATTCGGGTGCGGTCGACCGTTTCCGGGCCGCACAATCCTTGCCCGTGGCCGAGCGCAGTGCCGATTCGATGGAGATGGCCATCGTCGACAGCCGCCGGCGCGATGTGGAGGTGTTGCTGCGCGAGAGCGTGCGCGAAGAGGAAGACAGCAAGCGCTGA
- a CDS encoding TerC family protein has protein sequence MDFLTSPAFWIALGQIIMIDILLGGDNAVVIALACRKLPPAQRTKGIIWGTAGAIVLRVILIFFAMTLLALPWLKFIGALLLVWIGVKLLAPDEDGHGDLATSDKLLAAIKTIIVADLVMSVDNVIAIAGAAQNAGEHQMLLVVLGLLISIPIIVWGSQLVIKLMARFPMIITAGGMLLGWIAGGMLVSDPVLANPDRWQWMLKLPQNDMIKYGASVAGALIVLVIGKYVASRQANPAQAH, from the coding sequence ATGGATTTCCTGACTTCGCCGGCCTTCTGGATCGCCCTCGGGCAGATCATCATGATCGACATCCTGCTCGGCGGCGACAACGCGGTGGTCATCGCGCTGGCCTGCCGCAAGCTGCCGCCCGCGCAACGCACCAAGGGCATCATCTGGGGCACCGCCGGTGCCATCGTCCTGCGCGTGATCCTGATCTTCTTCGCGATGACGTTGCTGGCCCTGCCGTGGCTCAAGTTCATCGGCGCGCTGCTGCTGGTGTGGATCGGCGTCAAGCTGCTCGCGCCTGACGAAGACGGCCACGGCGATCTGGCCACCAGCGACAAGCTGCTGGCCGCCATCAAGACCATCATCGTGGCCGACCTGGTGATGAGCGTGGACAACGTGATCGCCATCGCCGGCGCAGCGCAGAACGCAGGCGAACACCAGATGCTGCTGGTCGTGCTGGGTCTGCTGATCTCCATCCCGATCATCGTCTGGGGCAGCCAGCTGGTCATCAAGCTGATGGCACGCTTCCCGATGATCATCACCGCCGGCGGCATGCTGCTGGGCTGGATCGCTGGCGGCATGCTGGTGTCCGACCCGGTGCTGGCCAACCCCGACCGGTGGCAGTGGATGCTCAAGCTGCCGCAGAACGACATGATCAAGTACGGCGCTTCGGTCGCTGGCGCCCTGATCGTGCTGGTCATCGGCAAGTACGTGGCGTCGCGCCAGGCCAATCCTGCCCAAGCGCACTGA
- a CDS encoding glutathione S-transferase N-terminal domain-containing protein — MKLIGAITSPYVRKVRVVMAEKKLDYHFIQEDVWSADTQITTSNPLGKVPCLVMEGGEAVFDSRVIVEYLDTLSPVGKLIPSQGRERAEVKTWEALADGLLDAAILARLESTWAGRTDQQRCTAWIDRQIGKIEASLKSMSQGLGDKPFCSGIHISLSDVAVGCALGYLDFRFPVIDWRTPYPNLARLAEKLNQRPSFVDTKPD, encoded by the coding sequence ATGAAACTCATCGGCGCCATCACCAGCCCTTACGTGCGCAAAGTGCGTGTCGTCATGGCCGAGAAAAAGCTGGACTACCACTTCATCCAGGAAGACGTCTGGTCGGCTGACACGCAGATCACCACCTCCAACCCGCTGGGCAAAGTGCCCTGCCTAGTCATGGAAGGCGGCGAAGCGGTGTTCGACTCGCGCGTGATCGTGGAATACCTCGACACGTTGTCCCCGGTGGGCAAGTTGATCCCGTCGCAAGGCCGCGAGCGCGCCGAGGTGAAAACCTGGGAAGCGCTGGCCGACGGCCTGCTCGATGCCGCCATCCTGGCCCGCCTCGAATCCACCTGGGCCGGGCGTACCGACCAGCAGCGTTGCACCGCCTGGATTGACCGCCAGATCGGCAAGATCGAAGCGAGCCTGAAGAGCATGAGCCAGGGACTGGGCGACAAGCCCTTCTGCTCGGGCATCCACATCAGCCTGTCCGACGTGGCTGTGGGGTGCGCGCTGGGTTACCTCGATTTCCGTTTCCCGGTGATCGACTGGCGCACGCCGTACCCCAACTTGGCGCGTCTGGCTGAAAAGCTCAACCAGCGCCCGAGCTTCGTCGACACGAAGCCTGATTGA
- the moaC gene encoding cyclic pyranopterin monophosphate synthase MoaC yields the protein MSVTNQPPSDAATSPLTHFDTQGQAHMVDVGDKANTRRIAVTEGRITMLPETLTLIQAGNAKKGDVLGIARIAGIQAAKKTSDLIPLCHPIALTRVAIEFEIEPDTHSVLCRATAECTGQTGVEMEALSAVSVALLTIYDMCKAVDRGMVIGGVRLMEKMGGKSGRFVAHTAEQ from the coding sequence ATGTCCGTTACAAACCAGCCCCCTTCAGACGCCGCAACCAGCCCGCTCACCCACTTTGACACGCAAGGCCAGGCCCACATGGTCGATGTGGGCGACAAGGCCAATACCCGCCGTATCGCCGTGACCGAAGGCCGCATCACCATGCTGCCCGAAACCCTGACACTGATTCAGGCTGGCAACGCCAAAAAAGGCGACGTGCTCGGCATCGCCCGCATCGCCGGCATCCAAGCCGCCAAAAAGACCAGCGACCTCATCCCCCTGTGCCATCCGATTGCTCTGACCCGCGTGGCGATCGAATTCGAGATCGAACCGGACACCCACAGCGTGCTCTGTCGCGCCACCGCCGAATGCACGGGTCAGACTGGTGTGGAAATGGAAGCCCTTTCAGCCGTGTCGGTGGCTTTGCTCACGATCTACGACATGTGCAAGGCGGTGGACCGGGGGATGGTGATTGGGGGGGTGCGGTTGATGGAGAAGATGGGGGGGAAGAGTGGGCGGTTTGTGGCGCACACGGCGGAGCAATGA
- a CDS encoding SDR family NAD(P)-dependent oxidoreductase, whose protein sequence is MNPPITDWRGLRVWLVGASSGIGEATASALHARGAQVLVSARSHEALDRFVLNHPPQHGVTAQAWPLDVTDADAVTATTREILAQGPLDLVVYCAGHYREMRATEMDMADLKRHIDINYLGALHVLDAIVPAMSARGRGHISLISSVAGFRGLPKSLAYGPTKAALTNLAENLYLDLGPLGVGVSVVHPGFVQTPLTAQNDFTMPALITPPQAAQAMIDDWGRGVFEVHYPKRFTRWMKLMRLLPYRAYFPAVRRATGL, encoded by the coding sequence ATGAACCCACCCATCACCGACTGGCGCGGCCTGCGCGTGTGGCTGGTGGGGGCTTCCAGCGGCATTGGTGAGGCCACTGCCTCGGCGCTGCACGCGCGCGGCGCGCAGGTGCTGGTGTCGGCGCGCAGCCACGAAGCACTCGACCGCTTTGTGCTGAACCACCCACCGCAACACGGTGTGACGGCACAGGCCTGGCCGCTGGACGTGACGGATGCGGATGCGGTCACCGCCACCACCCGCGAGATCCTGGCGCAGGGGCCCCTGGATCTGGTGGTCTATTGCGCCGGCCACTACCGCGAGATGCGCGCCACCGAGATGGACATGGCCGACCTCAAGCGGCACATCGACATCAACTACCTCGGCGCGCTGCACGTGCTGGACGCCATCGTGCCCGCCATGAGCGCGCGCGGCCGGGGCCACATCAGCCTCATCAGCAGCGTGGCGGGTTTTCGCGGCCTGCCCAAGAGCCTGGCCTACGGCCCGACCAAGGCGGCACTCACCAACCTTGCGGAAAACCTTTACCTCGATCTGGGCCCGCTGGGCGTGGGCGTGAGCGTGGTGCACCCCGGCTTTGTGCAGACACCGCTGACGGCACAGAACGACTTCACCATGCCCGCGCTCATCACGCCGCCGCAGGCCGCGCAAGCCATGATCGACGACTGGGGCCGGGGCGTATTCGAAGTGCACTACCCCAAGCGCTTCACGCGCTGGATGAAGCTCATGCGCCTGTTGCCCTACCGCGCCTACTTCCCGGCGGTGCGCCGCGCAACCGGCCTGTGA
- a CDS encoding phage holin family protein has product MKLILKWLLAACALLLVAYLYPGVQIQSFTAALIAAAVIGLFNVVLRPVLVILTLPVTVITLGLFLFVINALLFWAAASLMDGFGVNGFWAAMLGSLIYSALMLVVDAAVKAIL; this is encoded by the coding sequence ATGAAACTCATCCTCAAATGGCTGCTCGCAGCCTGCGCCCTGTTGCTGGTGGCCTACCTGTACCCTGGCGTGCAGATCCAGAGCTTCACCGCCGCGCTCATTGCCGCGGCGGTGATCGGTCTGTTCAACGTGGTGCTGCGCCCGGTGCTCGTGATCCTCACGCTGCCAGTGACGGTGATCACGTTGGGTCTGTTCCTGTTCGTGATCAACGCGCTGCTGTTCTGGGCGGCTGCCAGTCTCATGGACGGCTTCGGCGTCAACGGCTTCTGGGCCGCCATGCTGGGTTCGCTGATCTACTCGGCGCTCATGCTGGTGGTGGACGCGGCGGTCAAAGCCATTCTCTGA
- a CDS encoding nuclear transport factor 2 family protein, with product MRAAVDRLCAYFETISPQSVVRIGEFYTADARFKDPFNEVHGIPAIEQVFAHMFESLHGPRFVVTSRIVDGTQCFLVWEFRFHFKRFDTTTEQVVRGGSHLVLTADGLVSDHRDYWDAAEELYEKLPVVGSFMRWLKQRANN from the coding sequence ATGCGTGCGGCAGTGGACCGCCTCTGCGCGTACTTCGAAACGATCTCGCCGCAGTCGGTGGTACGCATCGGCGAGTTCTACACAGCCGACGCACGCTTCAAGGACCCGTTCAACGAAGTGCACGGCATCCCCGCGATCGAGCAGGTGTTTGCCCACATGTTCGAGAGCCTGCACGGACCACGCTTCGTGGTCACCAGCCGCATCGTGGACGGCACGCAGTGCTTTCTGGTGTGGGAGTTCCGTTTCCACTTCAAACGCTTCGACACCACCACCGAACAGGTGGTGCGGGGTGGCTCGCACCTGGTGCTGACAGCCGACGGCCTGGTCAGTGACCACCGCGACTACTGGGACGCGGCGGAAGAGCTCTACGAAAAACTGCCCGTGGTGGGCAGTTTCATGCGCTGGCTCAAACAGCGCGCCAACAACTGA
- the purB gene encoding adenylosuccinate lyase produces MRPTTPSASASTPSAAAPSAALSAISALSPLDGRYAGRLGQLRPFMSELGYMHRRVQVEIAWFIALSDAGLTEFKPLSPGARTYLMGLVKNFSEADGQAIKDIEKITNHDVKAVEYWIKSRFEARPELEKAAEFVHFACTSEDINNTSHALQLKGGRDAVLLPSLDAVITKLREMAHAFAAVPMLSRTHGQTASPTTVGKEIANVVVRLAAAREKIASVKLLGKMNGAVGNYNAHLSAWPDFDWEAFSRNVIEQPEPLGLGLTFQPYSIQIEPHDYMAELFDAIARTNTILIDLSRDIWGYVSLGYFKQRLKAGEIGSSTMPHKVNPIDFENAEGNLGLSNALLRHLSEKLPISRWQRDLTDSTVLRNMGVALGYAVLAYHSMGVGLGKLEINEEALADDLDNAWEVLAEPIQTVMRRYGVSGAYEKLKEVTRGKTVTAEALHEMIRGLEIPESEKVRLLAMTPGSYTGKAAELAKRV; encoded by the coding sequence ATGCGCCCCACCACCCCATCGGCTTCCGCCTCCACACCCTCTGCCGCCGCTCCTTCTGCGGCCTTGTCTGCCATTTCCGCTCTGTCCCCGCTGGACGGCCGCTACGCCGGCCGCCTGGGCCAGCTGCGCCCGTTCATGAGCGAACTGGGCTACATGCACCGCCGCGTGCAGGTTGAAATCGCATGGTTCATCGCCTTGTCCGATGCGGGCCTGACCGAATTCAAGCCGCTGTCACCCGGCGCGCGAACCTACCTCATGGGCCTGGTGAAAAACTTCAGCGAAGCCGACGGTCAGGCCATCAAGGACATCGAGAAGATCACCAACCACGACGTCAAGGCGGTGGAGTACTGGATCAAGTCGCGCTTTGAAGCGCGGCCCGAGCTGGAGAAAGCCGCCGAATTCGTGCACTTCGCCTGCACCAGCGAAGACATCAACAACACCAGCCACGCGCTGCAGCTCAAGGGCGGTCGCGACGCCGTGCTGCTGCCCTCGCTGGACGCCGTCATCACCAAGCTGCGCGAGATGGCCCACGCGTTTGCCGCCGTGCCCATGCTCAGCCGCACCCACGGCCAGACCGCCAGCCCCACCACGGTGGGCAAGGAAATCGCCAACGTGGTGGTGCGCCTGGCCGCCGCGCGCGAGAAGATCGCCAGCGTGAAACTGCTGGGCAAGATGAACGGCGCGGTGGGCAACTACAACGCCCACCTGAGCGCCTGGCCCGACTTCGACTGGGAAGCCTTCAGCCGCAACGTGATTGAACAGCCCGAGCCGCTCGGCCTGGGCCTGACCTTCCAGCCCTACAGCATCCAGATCGAGCCGCACGACTACATGGCCGAGCTGTTCGATGCGATCGCACGCACCAACACCATCCTGATCGACCTCTCGCGCGACATCTGGGGCTACGTGAGCCTGGGTTACTTCAAGCAGCGCCTGAAGGCCGGCGAGATCGGCTCGTCGACCATGCCGCACAAGGTCAACCCGATCGACTTCGAGAACGCCGAAGGCAATCTGGGTCTGTCGAACGCGCTGTTACGCCACCTCAGTGAAAAGCTGCCGATCAGCCGCTGGCAGCGCGACCTGACCGACTCCACCGTGTTGCGCAACATGGGCGTGGCCCTGGGCTACGCGGTGCTGGCCTACCACTCCATGGGCGTGGGCCTGGGCAAGCTGGAGATCAACGAAGAAGCGCTGGCCGACGACCTCGACAACGCCTGGGAAGTGCTGGCCGAGCCGATCCAGACCGTGATGCGCCGCTACGGCGTGTCGGGCGCCTACGAAAAGCTCAAGGAAGTCACGCGCGGCAAGACGGTGACCGCAGAAGCCCTGCACGAGATGATCCGGGGCCTGGAGATTCCCGAGTCGGAAAAGGTCCGTCTGCTGGCCATGACGCCCGGCAGCTACACAGGCAAGGCTGCCGAGCTGGCCAAAAGGGTCTGA
- a CDS encoding DUF3717 domain-containing protein, with product MAGIHITDIEAAINFWRERAPSPDGVSLPKPTRALAEVYALMVYLHESEADEATLPAAAREAWLAWYDTTPDTPCIAICSTSQGDEVCKGCGRLFDEVQRWTEMSPGEKRATWRRITIEDDAWRFNRYAERAR from the coding sequence ATGGCCGGCATTCACATCACCGACATCGAAGCCGCGATCAATTTCTGGCGCGAACGTGCGCCCTCGCCCGACGGTGTGTCCCTGCCCAAGCCCACGCGGGCCTTGGCCGAGGTGTATGCGCTGATGGTGTATCTCCACGAATCCGAAGCCGACGAGGCCACCCTGCCCGCCGCCGCGCGCGAAGCCTGGCTGGCCTGGTACGACACCACGCCCGACACGCCGTGCATTGCCATTTGCTCCACCAGCCAAGGTGATGAGGTCTGCAAAGGCTGCGGCCGCCTCTTTGACGAGGTGCAGCGCTGGACCGAGATGTCGCCCGGTGAGAAGCGCGCCACGTGGCGCCGCATCACCATCGAAGACGACGCCTGGCGCTTCAACCGCTACGCGGAACGGGCGAGGTAA
- a CDS encoding MFS transporter, protein MNTAAVAPLDPASDFMGAGAWRRGLSYGLLGLPLAFVALPLYVILPNHYAREFGAPLALLGLVLLAARLVDAVLDPIIGRWCDRLFARSIAAVLGASAVSAVVLALGLWGLLFPPAGVREAGTTVLLAWAGLLMAITYTAYSVVAVAHQSWGARLGGNEAQRSRVVAWREGLSLLGVLIAAVLPATLGLGATVSTFAVLLTLGWWAWSRSATPIALKTTGPAMSLGPSPLRQPAFLRLLAVFVINGTASAVPATLVLFFVQDRLQASPSVEPAFLATYFLCAALSIPLWVRLVARIGLARTWLLGMALGVAVFIWAATLGAGDVMPFLVVCALSGIALGTDLTLPSAMLAGLIGQLGERGQREGAYFGWWSFATKLNLALAAGLALPLLALFGYEPGARDPAALQTLTIAYCLLPCVLKLLAGGALYALVIRPEQRAGLTPQTSLPS, encoded by the coding sequence ATGAACACCGCTGCGGTCGCGCCGCTGGATCCAGCCAGCGACTTCATGGGCGCGGGCGCCTGGCGCCGCGGCCTGAGCTACGGTCTGCTCGGCCTGCCGCTGGCGTTTGTGGCGCTGCCGCTGTACGTGATCCTGCCCAACCACTACGCGCGTGAATTCGGTGCGCCGCTGGCCTTGCTGGGTCTGGTGTTGCTGGCCGCGCGGCTGGTGGATGCGGTGCTCGATCCCATCATCGGCCGCTGGTGCGACCGCCTCTTTGCGCGCTCGATCGCGGCCGTGCTCGGCGCCTCCGCGGTGTCCGCCGTGGTGCTCGCGCTCGGCCTGTGGGGCCTGCTGTTTCCACCCGCCGGCGTGCGTGAAGCCGGCACCACGGTGTTGCTGGCCTGGGCCGGGTTGCTGATGGCCATCACCTACACCGCCTACAGCGTGGTCGCAGTGGCTCACCAGTCCTGGGGCGCGCGCCTGGGTGGCAACGAGGCGCAACGCAGCCGCGTGGTGGCGTGGCGCGAAGGCTTGTCGCTGCTGGGCGTGCTGATCGCTGCCGTGCTGCCCGCCACGCTGGGTCTCGGCGCCACCGTCTCCACCTTCGCCGTGTTGCTCACGCTGGGCTGGTGGGCCTGGAGCCGATCGGCCACACCCATCGCCCTGAAGACCACCGGACCCGCCATGAGCCTGGGCCCATCGCCTTTGCGTCAACCCGCGTTTCTGCGCCTGCTCGCCGTGTTCGTGATCAACGGCACCGCCAGCGCTGTGCCCGCCACGCTGGTGCTGTTCTTCGTGCAGGACCGCCTGCAGGCCTCGCCCTCGGTGGAGCCCGCGTTTCTGGCCACCTACTTTCTGTGCGCGGCGCTGTCCATCCCGCTGTGGGTGCGGCTGGTCGCGCGCATCGGCCTGGCACGCACCTGGCTGCTGGGCATGGCGCTGGGGGTGGCGGTGTTCATCTGGGCCGCCACCCTGGGCGCGGGCGATGTGATGCCCTTCCTCGTCGTCTGCGCGCTCTCGGGCATTGCCCTGGGCACCGACCTCACCCTGCCCAGCGCCATGCTCGCCGGCCTCATTGGCCAGCTTGGCGAACGTGGCCAGCGCGAGGGCGCCTACTTCGGCTGGTGGAGCTTCGCCACCAAGCTCAACCTGGCCCTGGCCGCCGGCCTGGCCTTGCCGCTGCTGGCGCTGTTCGGCTACGAGCCCGGCGCGCGCGACCCGGCCGCGCTGCAAACCCTGACCATCGCCTATTGCCTGCTGCCCTGTGTGCTCAAGCTGCTGGCCGGCGGTGCGCTCTACGCGCTCGTGATCCGGCCCGAGCAACGCGCCGGCCTCACCCCCCAAACCTCCCTTCCTTCCTGA
- a CDS encoding PglL family O-oligosaccharyltransferase: MSASLPLAWLSLFLCLAFLLPNHYSPWLSFHQEALAAVALVPLGIWAACKVQRVPWLTWLFLVLAVTPFLQWAFGLIPYGGDAWVHALYLMAAVWAMLAGYAISQRANTTAEHDELLKPLWLALIAAAIVSVGMAAHQWLDLGLSGIFIADLPPGGRPFANLAQPNHLASLLLLAIVGVWYGWEKKWLSTPTACLALVYLLIGTVLTGSRSVWLAIAWFVPVVAWAKARCGLRLKLTFLGTFVLFFFALSYAMPAIEVWLVLADTGAAVERLGQTQLRILAWRAFLDAAMLEPLWGYGWGQIGAAQFRVAEDHPGLTDIFFNTHNVVLDLVIWLGFPVAILCTLLLVWWLFKCLQRCRDANAFLSLMAVCIVFGHSMVEFPITYAYFLVPTSFWMGVVTAATEPAAQIERTKLYGRGRLVVVGASFATVAMLLVVTRDYLPFEEDWREQQFVEARIEGARTESLVQPRLLDQLQGMMQLQRYSPLTHSSPSDLQWVQDVAERYPYPSFRYKYALLLAMSGHSEAATVQLLGLCAVFSRIVCEQVKKDWAIASARDARIANVDLSGLP; encoded by the coding sequence ATGTCTGCATCGCTGCCCCTGGCATGGTTGAGCCTCTTCTTGTGCTTGGCTTTTCTATTGCCAAATCACTACTCGCCATGGCTGAGTTTTCACCAAGAGGCGCTGGCGGCAGTCGCGCTAGTGCCTTTAGGTATTTGGGCTGCATGCAAAGTTCAGCGCGTCCCATGGCTGACTTGGCTTTTCCTGGTTCTCGCGGTGACTCCCTTTTTGCAGTGGGCGTTCGGTCTCATCCCGTATGGGGGGGATGCTTGGGTGCATGCCCTCTATTTGATGGCTGCCGTTTGGGCGATGCTCGCCGGCTATGCGATTTCACAGCGTGCCAATACCACCGCAGAACACGATGAGCTTCTGAAGCCCTTGTGGTTGGCACTGATCGCTGCGGCAATCGTGTCAGTAGGGATGGCGGCTCATCAATGGCTCGATCTTGGGCTGAGCGGTATTTTCATTGCAGACCTACCACCAGGAGGGCGCCCGTTTGCCAATTTGGCGCAGCCCAATCACCTTGCTAGCCTACTTCTGTTGGCAATCGTTGGCGTGTGGTACGGTTGGGAAAAGAAGTGGTTAAGTACACCCACGGCATGTTTGGCGCTCGTATATCTTCTAATCGGTACGGTACTTACGGGATCACGCTCCGTTTGGCTGGCGATTGCCTGGTTTGTTCCAGTCGTTGCTTGGGCCAAGGCTCGCTGTGGACTTCGGCTGAAGCTCACTTTCCTGGGCACTTTTGTGCTCTTCTTTTTCGCGTTGAGCTATGCCATGCCAGCGATCGAAGTATGGCTTGTGCTGGCAGATACGGGGGCAGCAGTTGAGCGCCTAGGACAAACGCAATTGCGTATCTTGGCTTGGCGTGCCTTCTTGGATGCTGCCATGTTGGAGCCTTTGTGGGGATATGGCTGGGGTCAAATCGGTGCGGCGCAGTTTCGTGTTGCAGAGGATCACCCCGGACTTACGGACATATTCTTCAATACCCATAACGTAGTACTTGATCTCGTAATCTGGCTAGGTTTCCCAGTGGCAATCCTTTGCACGCTTCTCCTCGTGTGGTGGTTGTTCAAATGCTTGCAGCGCTGTCGTGATGCCAACGCATTTTTGTCGCTGATGGCTGTCTGTATCGTTTTTGGCCATTCGATGGTCGAATTCCCTATCACCTACGCATATTTTCTTGTGCCAACAAGTTTCTGGATGGGAGTTGTCACCGCAGCAACGGAGCCAGCGGCACAAATAGAAAGAACGAAGTTGTACGGTCGAGGACGCTTGGTCGTCGTTGGTGCCAGCTTTGCAACTGTTGCCATGCTGTTGGTTGTCACAAGGGACTACTTGCCCTTTGAAGAAGACTGGCGCGAGCAGCAGTTCGTAGAGGCGCGCATTGAAGGAGCCCGGACCGAGAGCTTGGTACAGCCCCGACTTCTTGATCAGTTGCAGGGGATGATGCAACTGCAAAGGTATTCTCCTTTAACCCATTCCTCTCCTTCAGACCTGCAATGGGTCCAGGACGTTGCAGAGCGTTACCCCTACCCTTCGTTCCGCTACAAATACGCGCTTCTCCTTGCCATGTCGGGACATTCAGAGGCTGCGACTGTGCAACTGCTTGGGTTGTGCGCGGTTTTTTCGCGCATCGTGTGTGAGCAGGTGAAAAAAGATTGGGCAATAGCCTCCGCGAGAGATGCGCGTATCGCGAATGTGGATCTTTCAGGGCTACCTTAA